Proteins encoded together in one Pseudoalteromonas xiamenensis window:
- a CDS encoding penicillin-binding transpeptidase domain-containing protein, whose protein sequence is MIAPKKTVNNLITWRFILVCVVLVFVFVTLMARAAYLQVIEPDKAREENEKRTVRVEKLKVQRGMIFDRNGNELAISVPVVSVYADPLALDKELAKRVLKTAKKSGENVDALEKNEVELTHRKRELYQNDLRWRELADVLQEDNTDINGKLRANTSRRFVYLKRQVTPAVANYIDDLKLPGIHLLDESKRFYPSGEVSAHVLGFTNIDGKGIEGVEKLYDKALTGAEGRRTIRKDAQGREIQVLDEQQRVEPESITLSIDERIQAIAYKALKSAVLSYQATSGSAMVVDVTTGEILAMVNSPSFNPNNMRDAAPHKRRNRAITDLFEPGSTVKPLAILAGLEYGAVKATDTINTYPGWMRIGGSLVTDPRNHGEMTLREILKVSSNMGVAKISQMMPKDYFVETYQKVGFGEESGTMMIGESNGLFYPNRRWSDFEIATLAYGYAVSVSTAQMARFYSILGAGGIKRPLTIIKQDSPPPGERIFQESNVKAVVEMMESVFESGGTASKVNVDGYRAAGKTGTSIKAVAGGYGNEYVGYFAGIAPVSNPRLAVVVMVNEPGGDVYYGGATAGPAFAEIISNALRILNVAPDKERVAYLTGKDNDA, encoded by the coding sequence ATGATTGCCCCGAAGAAGACCGTGAACAATTTGATCACATGGCGCTTCATTTTAGTATGTGTTGTGCTGGTTTTTGTGTTTGTCACGTTAATGGCAAGGGCTGCCTATTTGCAAGTTATTGAGCCTGACAAAGCGCGTGAAGAAAACGAGAAACGGACCGTCCGTGTTGAAAAGCTTAAAGTTCAGCGTGGAATGATTTTCGACCGCAATGGAAATGAGCTTGCAATCAGTGTTCCTGTAGTGAGTGTGTACGCGGATCCGCTTGCGCTTGATAAAGAATTGGCGAAACGAGTTTTAAAAACGGCAAAAAAATCGGGTGAGAATGTAGATGCACTCGAAAAAAATGAGGTGGAATTAACCCACCGAAAACGAGAACTCTATCAAAATGATCTGCGATGGCGAGAGCTCGCTGACGTATTACAAGAAGACAACACCGATATTAATGGAAAACTGCGCGCCAACACGAGTCGGCGCTTTGTGTATTTAAAACGTCAAGTAACTCCTGCTGTTGCAAACTACATTGACGATCTAAAGTTGCCTGGTATTCATCTTCTCGACGAATCAAAACGTTTTTACCCAAGTGGTGAAGTGTCTGCGCACGTTCTTGGTTTTACCAATATTGATGGTAAAGGGATTGAAGGTGTCGAAAAGCTTTATGACAAAGCACTTACGGGAGCCGAAGGACGACGTACCATCCGCAAAGATGCTCAAGGCCGCGAAATTCAAGTGCTTGATGAGCAACAACGCGTAGAACCAGAGAGCATCACATTATCTATTGATGAACGAATTCAAGCGATTGCCTATAAGGCGCTCAAGTCGGCGGTTTTATCCTACCAAGCGACCTCGGGTTCAGCCATGGTGGTTGATGTGACAACGGGTGAAATATTGGCAATGGTAAACAGTCCATCATTTAATCCCAACAATATGCGTGATGCCGCGCCACACAAAAGACGTAACCGTGCGATCACCGATTTATTTGAACCTGGCTCAACTGTTAAGCCTCTAGCCATATTAGCTGGTTTAGAGTACGGCGCTGTAAAGGCTACTGACACAATAAATACATACCCAGGCTGGATGCGCATCGGTGGGAGTCTTGTCACAGATCCTCGAAATCACGGTGAAATGACGCTACGCGAGATCTTGAAAGTATCGAGTAACATGGGCGTTGCTAAGATAAGCCAAATGATGCCAAAAGATTACTTCGTTGAAACCTACCAAAAAGTAGGGTTCGGTGAAGAGTCAGGCACGATGATGATTGGTGAAAGCAACGGGTTGTTTTACCCAAATCGTCGCTGGTCAGATTTTGAAATTGCAACGCTTGCGTATGGTTACGCGGTAAGCGTGTCGACCGCGCAAATGGCTCGGTTTTATTCGATATTAGGCGCAGGTGGTATTAAACGCCCGTTGACCATTATTAAGCAAGATTCGCCTCCACCGGGTGAGCGTATTTTTCAAGAAAGCAACGTAAAAGCGGTTGTTGAGATGATGGAAAGCGTGTTTGAAAGCGGCGGGACTGCATCCAAAGTGAATGTAGACGGTTACCGTGCTGCGGGTAAAACAGGGACTTCCATTAAGGCGGTCGCAGGCGGGTATGGTAATGAATATGTCGGTTACTTTGCAGGCATCGCACCAGTAAGTAATCCTCGTTTAGCGGTCGTTGTTATGGTTAACGAACCTGGCGGAGATGTTTATTATGGCGGTGCTACGGCGGGCC